From a region of the Zingiber officinale cultivar Zhangliang chromosome 10B, Zo_v1.1, whole genome shotgun sequence genome:
- the LOC122029101 gene encoding uncharacterized protein LOC122029101, with protein MTRSSTDKLFELDPEIERTFRALRIQEKISEASESSLSSSDTPMVDHSRTMKELAAPDEAFKYSCITYPTLAGDFELRSGLIHLLPKYQGLSGEDPNRHLHEFHVVCSTMKPQGISEEDIKLRAFPFSLIGAVKDWLYYLPRGFITSWIDMKKAFLEKFFPASRTATIRKSICGIQQVVGETLYDYWERSSKFEHYQFQNQNFQQGQNFIQQALPAPSRLSLTQGNSSNTSSSDAQQVRLEELMQQILQQQQSQQRTDSTIQNIERQIGQLASILNQMQAQGSSQLPSQTTPNPKGNVSALTLRSGKRVAEFSIEETAIGKCPEIQQQSSNSEGIQTEQNVPTSGLTQSSIDPLNMEHSQGEGSLIPKFSSNFCPAEHFPAAIPDFSKLGNSGNQNSIQEATGPLIPLPFPQRKTQPRKDVEEERAKEFQELVNLFSKVEINVPLLTMIKQIPKYVKFLKDLCVHKKKLKGNELISMGKNVSALLQPVPQKCEDPSVFTVPCIGPLQPTGVVIQLADRSQTHPAGVIEDVLVKVRELIFPANFYILDMEGDYLASRFPLILGRPFLKTARTKIDVQAGTLSMEIGDTVV; from the exons ATGACCAGGTCTTCGACAGACAAATTGTTTGAGTTAGATCCAGAGATCGAAAGGACTTTCAGAGCTTTAAGAATCCAAGAGAAAATTTCAGAGGCTTCAGAAAGTTCCTTGTCATCTTCAGATACCCCCATGGTTGATCATAGCAGAACAATGAAGGAGCTTGCAGCTCCTGATGAGGCTTTTAAGTATTCATGCATCACTTATCCAACTCTAGCTGGTGATTTTGAGTTGAGATCAGGATTGATCCATTTGCTTCCAAAATATCAAGGATTATCTGGAGAAGACCCAAACAGACATTTGCATGAATTCCATGTGGTTTGTTCAACCATGAAGCCACAAGGAATTTCAGAAGAGGATATTAAGCTAAGGGCTTTTCCATTTTCACTTATTGGAGCAGTgaaagattggttgtattatttGCCACGAGGATTCATCACTTCTTGGATTGATATGAAAAAGGCTTTCTTGGAGAAATTCTTTCCAGCCTCAAGGACTGCAACTATTAGGAAAAGCATCTGTGGAATTCAACAAGTGGTGGGAGAGACACTTTATGATTATTGGGAGAGATCATCCAAATTTGAA cATTATCAGTTTCAAAATCAGAATTTCCAGCAAGGGCAGAATTTCATACAACAAGCACTTCCAGCACCTTCAAGGCTGAGTTTAACTCAAGGGAACTCTAGTAATACCTCAAGTTCTGATGCACAGCAAGTTAGATTGGAGGAATTGATGCAACAAATCCTTCAACAGCAACAAAGTCAGCAAAGAACAGATTCAACAATTCAAAATATAGAAAGACAGATTGGGCAGTTAGCTTCCATCCTTAATCAAATGCAAGCTCAAGGATCAAGTCAATTGCCTTCACAAACAACTCCTAATCCTAAAGGGAATGTTAGTGCTTTAACTTTGAGAAGTGGGAAAAGAGTTGCAGAATTTTCAATTGAAGAAACTGCTATTGGAAAGTGTCCAGAAATCCAGCAACAAAGTTCCAATAGTGAAGGAATTCAGACAGAGCAGAATGTGCCAACTTCGGGTTTAACTCAAAGTTCCATTGATCCATTGAATATGGAGCATTCACAAGGAGAAGGAAGCTTAATTCCGAAATTTTCCAGCAATTTTTGTCCAGCTGAACATTTTCCAGCAGCAATTCCAGATTTCAGCAAACTTGGAAATTCAGGAAATCAAAATTCAATTCAGGAAGCTACCGGGCCACTTATTCCATTGCCTTTTCCTCAACGGAAAACCCAACCGAGGAAGGATGtagaagaggaaagagctaaGGAATTTCAAGAGCTAGTGAATTTGTTTAGCAAGGTGGAAATAAATGTTCCTTTACTCACAATGATTAAGCAAATTCCAAAATACGTTAAATTTTTGAAGGATCTTTGTGTGCATAAGAAGAAGTTGAAAGGGAATGAGCTGATTAGCATGGGCAAAAATGTATCTGCACTTCTTCAACCAGTTCCTCAGAAATGTGAAGATCCTAGCGTGTTTACAGTCCCTT GCATTGGACCATTACAACCTACAGGAGTAGTCATTCAGTTAGCTGACCGCAGTCAGACTCATCCAGCTGGAGTTATTGAAGATGTATTAGTTAAGGTGAGAGAACTCATTTTTCCTGCAAATTTTTATATCCTTGATATGGAGGGAGACTACCTGGCTAGTAGATTTCCACTCATTCTAGGACGACCATTCTTGAAGACTGCAAGGACAAAAATTGATGTTCAAGCGGGCACACTTTCTATGGAGATAGGTGATACAGTGGTCTAA
- the LOC122029102 gene encoding leucine-rich repeat extensin-like protein 6 gives MVGGSWNPPLTFPSMLLLAAAVVCLMVVAVEHDVTVTTPPDAQLKCTCDSCGCTQSPPPPPPPPPPPPISLEPYYCPPPPAPPAPYFYIVGSPGNLYPYDSSFEPSSASRSSYAGAAPAAVLGVAWAFALVIN, from the coding sequence ATGGTAGGAGGTAGCTGGAATCCGCCGCTCACGTTTCCGTCCATGTTGCTTCTGGCGGCGGCCGTGGTTTGCCTAATGGTCGTCGCGGTGGAACACGACGTCACCGTTACGACTCCGCCCGACGCTCAGTTGAAGTGCACCTGCGACTCCTGCGGTTGCACCCAGagccctccgccgccgccgccgccgccgccgccgccaccaaTTTCGTTAGAGCCGTACTACTGCCCGCCTCCGCCTGCGCCACCGGCGCCATATTTTTACATAGTGGGGTCGCCGGGCAACCTGTACCCGTATGATTCGTCATTCGAACCCTCAAGTGCTAGCCGGAGTAGTTATGCCGGGGCGGCGCCGGCCGCCGTCCTCGGCGTCGCCTGGGCGTTTGCGCTGGTGATCAATTAA